In Streptomyces sp. NBC_00306, a single genomic region encodes these proteins:
- a CDS encoding sensor histidine kinase — MPPAEQLLQALTRRDYLVSRWPWRAAAYLASSVLTGVPALVLLCVAGVLSFVLVGLPLLVLGGLGLAAVERRRIRIVDPAVAVSPHRTPDEPGIGAWLRVRLTEQATWRELAYGLLHALVLWPLDLLAVLVAVGLPVAAVAAPLQLAADGHEARVVKTVLVTGYPQAFAAAVAGLVLLAVLLYPLGAFAGGRAALTRAMLAPREGEMTSRLLEVTRSRARLVDAFEAERRRIERDVHDGAQQRLVALTMTLGLARMDAPPGPLADRLARAHDEAGQVLTELRELIRGIHPPVLTDYGLGPALADAADRSAVPVDTCAELPRLDRSVETAAYFAVCEALANIDKHSGARSARVTAEHARGRLTVEVRDDGRGGARPAGGSGLTGLADRIAVLDGTLTITSPPGGPTLLRVEIPCDPTPCDPSPGEPTPCDPSPGEPTPCDPSLREPADRSG, encoded by the coding sequence ATGCCTCCAGCCGAGCAGCTCCTCCAGGCCCTGACCAGGCGTGACTACCTGGTGAGCCGATGGCCGTGGCGCGCTGCCGCGTATCTGGCGAGCAGCGTGCTCACCGGGGTGCCCGCTCTCGTACTGCTCTGCGTCGCCGGGGTGTTGTCCTTCGTGCTCGTCGGGCTGCCGCTGCTCGTACTCGGCGGGCTGGGGCTCGCCGCCGTCGAGCGGCGGCGGATACGGATCGTCGATCCCGCGGTGGCCGTCAGCCCTCATCGCACCCCGGACGAACCCGGGATCGGGGCCTGGCTGCGGGTGCGGCTCACCGAGCAGGCGACCTGGCGCGAGCTCGCGTACGGGCTGCTGCACGCGCTCGTGCTCTGGCCGCTCGACCTGCTCGCCGTGCTCGTCGCCGTCGGGCTGCCCGTCGCCGCCGTGGCCGCGCCGCTCCAGCTCGCCGCCGACGGACACGAGGCACGGGTCGTCAAGACCGTGCTGGTCACCGGCTATCCGCAGGCCTTCGCGGCCGCGGTGGCAGGACTCGTCCTCCTGGCCGTCCTGCTCTACCCCCTCGGCGCCTTCGCAGGCGGCCGCGCGGCCCTCACCCGTGCGATGCTCGCCCCTCGCGAGGGTGAGATGACGAGCCGTCTGCTGGAGGTGACCCGGTCCCGTGCCCGGCTCGTCGACGCCTTCGAGGCCGAACGACGGCGTATCGAACGCGATGTGCACGACGGCGCCCAACAGCGGCTCGTCGCCCTGACCATGACGCTCGGGCTCGCCAGGATGGACGCTCCGCCCGGCCCGCTCGCCGACCGGCTGGCCCGCGCGCACGACGAGGCCGGACAGGTTCTCACCGAACTGCGGGAGCTGATCCGCGGGATCCATCCGCCGGTGCTCACCGACTACGGCCTCGGTCCCGCGCTCGCCGACGCGGCCGACCGGTCCGCCGTCCCCGTGGACACCTGTGCCGAACTGCCCCGCCTGGACCGCTCCGTCGAGACCGCCGCGTACTTCGCCGTCTGCGAAGCGCTCGCCAACATCGACAAGCACAGCGGCGCCCGCAGCGCCCGGGTCACGGCGGAGCACGCCCGCGGGCGGCTCACCGTCGAGGTCCGTGACGACGGACGCGGCGGCGCCCGGCCCGCGGGCGGCAGCGGACTCACCGGGCTCGCCGACCGCATCGCCGTCCTGGATGGCACACTGACGATCACCAGCCCACCGGGCGGCCCGACCCTCCTGCGTGTGGAGATCCCGTGCGATCCGACTCCGTGCGACCCGAGCCCGGGCGAACCGACCCCGTGCGACCCGAGCCCGGGCGAACCGACCCCGTGCGACCCGAGCCTGCGCGAACCGGCCGACCGCTCCGGGTAG
- a CDS encoding alkaline phosphatase family protein translates to MPINGMSRRSVLAAGAATAAVAAAGTLAAPAAYAAPTLPNGTSKDKVLVIGMDGLRHDRIDAANAPHLKSLMANGTYGLSLLYAPPMAATSSGPGWSTIATGVWPDKHGVKDNSFAGKNYGAYPGFLARLAQVRPELSTYAAVDWKALDDQGTVTPGADGKLVLDGDRDGYPGHDATVANETESVLRSQNPDVLFVYLGNTDAVAHSSGTGQRYLDAIAVQDGYLGRFLAAIKARPSYATERWTVIVSTDHGHADAGGHGGSSIEERRTFVLAQGPGIAAGARPADTRLVDVAATVFHQLGIVPDPSWGLDGKPVQQRSTDPFDTLLPSLTGRVDETGIPAGVLGFTHTAPSGWSVINSAMGTGGMTEWRGWAFATDEFWSRSQRDQWRELNVRSRGVFAVADSDEWADKANSGPYDSTLVTPAYGVSGRTTVRLDFTTLYRHEGGQGAEVLASFNGGTPARVKSYTADVVSKPQSLSVSVPAGASSVSFRFRCTGANNWYWVIDGVKVTAS, encoded by the coding sequence ATGCCGATCAACGGCATGTCCCGCCGCTCGGTACTCGCCGCAGGAGCCGCGACCGCCGCGGTCGCCGCCGCCGGCACCCTCGCAGCACCCGCCGCCTACGCGGCCCCCACCCTCCCGAACGGCACCAGCAAGGACAAGGTGCTCGTCATCGGCATGGACGGTCTGCGCCACGACCGGATCGACGCCGCCAACGCCCCGCATCTGAAGTCCCTGATGGCGAACGGGACGTACGGGCTCTCGCTGCTGTACGCGCCGCCGATGGCGGCCACCTCCTCCGGCCCCGGCTGGTCGACGATCGCCACCGGCGTCTGGCCCGACAAGCACGGCGTCAAGGACAACTCCTTCGCCGGCAAGAACTACGGCGCCTACCCCGGGTTCCTGGCACGGCTGGCGCAGGTGCGCCCCGAGCTGTCCACCTACGCGGCCGTCGACTGGAAGGCGCTCGACGACCAGGGCACCGTCACCCCGGGCGCCGACGGCAAGCTCGTGCTCGACGGGGACCGCGACGGCTACCCGGGCCATGACGCGACCGTCGCGAACGAGACCGAGTCGGTCCTGCGGTCCCAGAACCCGGACGTGCTCTTCGTCTACCTCGGCAACACCGACGCCGTCGCACACAGCTCCGGCACCGGGCAGCGCTACCTCGACGCCATCGCCGTCCAGGACGGCTACCTCGGCCGCTTCCTCGCCGCGATCAAGGCCCGCCCGTCCTACGCCACCGAGCGCTGGACGGTCATCGTCTCCACCGACCACGGTCACGCCGACGCCGGCGGCCACGGCGGCAGCTCCATCGAGGAGCGGCGGACCTTCGTCCTCGCGCAGGGACCCGGCATCGCGGCCGGCGCCCGGCCCGCCGACACCCGGCTCGTCGATGTCGCCGCCACCGTCTTCCACCAGCTCGGCATCGTGCCGGACCCGTCCTGGGGCCTGGACGGCAAGCCGGTCCAGCAGCGCTCCACGGACCCCTTCGACACCCTGCTGCCGTCCCTGACCGGCCGCGTGGACGAGACCGGCATCCCGGCGGGCGTCCTCGGCTTCACGCACACCGCGCCGAGCGGCTGGTCCGTCATCAACAGCGCGATGGGCACCGGCGGTATGACGGAGTGGCGCGGCTGGGCCTTCGCCACCGACGAGTTCTGGTCCCGGTCGCAGCGCGACCAGTGGCGCGAGCTCAATGTCCGCTCGCGTGGTGTCTTCGCCGTCGCCGACTCCGACGAGTGGGCCGACAAGGCGAACTCGGGGCCGTACGACTCGACGCTGGTGACCCCGGCGTACGGGGTGTCGGGGAGGACGACCGTACGGCTGGACTTCACCACCCTCTACCGGCACGAGGGCGGTCAGGGCGCCGAGGTCCTCGCCTCCTTCAACGGCGGCACGCCGGCCCGCGTCAAGAGCTACACGGCGGACGTGGTGTCGAAGCCGCAGTCGCTGAGCGTGAGCGTTCCCGCGGGGGCCTCCAGCGTCAGTTTCCGCTTCCGCTGCACGGGGGCGAACAACTGGTACTGGGTGATCGACGGGGTCAAGGTCACCGCATCCTGA
- a CDS encoding class F sortase, whose protein sequence is MGTGERPAGSGRMLTGVAWAVLLLGLWLWGREVSGGPGGSSAPTTGDVAAVGRPLGVPLPPAHDPVEPARPHRVDIPSIGVSAAVVPRGLDATGAVDPPPYAMPQTVGWFDGGAQPGAAGPSLLVGHVDTETKPAVFYGLSAAKPGEKVRVTRVDGSVAVFTIDDVRVFGRERFDAQEVYGARQDGRAELRLITCGGTFDPATKAYTANVVVSAYLTGMTTGPAAAQAVDEP, encoded by the coding sequence ATGGGGACCGGCGAACGGCCGGCAGGTTCCGGTCGCATGCTCACCGGCGTGGCCTGGGCCGTGCTGCTGCTCGGACTGTGGCTCTGGGGCCGTGAGGTCTCCGGCGGCCCCGGCGGGAGCTCAGCCCCCACCACCGGCGATGTCGCGGCCGTGGGGCGCCCCCTCGGTGTGCCGCTGCCTCCCGCGCACGACCCGGTGGAGCCGGCCAGGCCCCATCGCGTGGACATCCCCTCGATAGGGGTCAGCGCCGCCGTCGTGCCCCGCGGCCTGGATGCCACCGGTGCCGTGGACCCGCCGCCCTATGCCATGCCGCAGACCGTCGGCTGGTTCGACGGCGGTGCCCAGCCCGGCGCCGCGGGCCCTTCCCTGCTGGTCGGCCATGTGGACACCGAGACCAAGCCGGCCGTCTTCTACGGTCTGAGCGCGGCGAAGCCCGGTGAGAAGGTGCGGGTGACCAGGGTGGACGGGTCGGTCGCGGTCTTCACCATCGACGACGTCCGGGTCTTCGGCCGGGAGCGGTTCGACGCACAGGAGGTGTACGGCGCGCGCCAGGACGGGCGGGCCGAGCTGCGGCTGATCACCTGCGGCGGCACGTTCGACCCGGCGACGAAGGCGTACACGGCGAATGTGGTCGTCTCGGCCTATCTGACCGGGATGACGACGGGCCCGGCCGCGGCACAGGCGGTCGACGAGCCCTGA
- a CDS encoding peptidoglycan-binding protein: MTVPVFEEYEPAPDCDCPGCAQQRRALAAGEHPAAHGCRKALVLVTAAGVVLGGGGAGAAHASAPAAGRAHPGISGLGLDTAMAPADDPDSEQGGRGPLHGRPLAGPSGKPATTPELRKTTRAEIINRAKKWLAAKVPYSMEAYWSDGYRQDCSGYVSMAWNLVGNEWTGSLHQFGTRITREELQPGDILLFHNPANPTKGSHVTLFGGWTDYTHTSYVAYEQTKPSTRKQATPMGYWTNSDKYIPYRYNGLSGITTTPGPSAAETFPGAALFGPGKNNKYVTDLGRMLVARGGKRFYTEGPGPRWSEADRRATQAFQLAQGWRGAEADGLPGAHTWRLLAGAQGRNIPAAGTAGPGSVTAPFPGRGHFRPGQSSAYVTQLGKQLVKRGFGKHYTTGPGPRWTEADRRNVEAFQRSLGWRGAEADGYPGPHTWSKLFAAAR; the protein is encoded by the coding sequence ATGACGGTGCCGGTGTTCGAGGAGTACGAGCCCGCCCCGGACTGCGACTGCCCGGGCTGCGCACAGCAGCGCCGAGCGCTCGCCGCCGGTGAGCACCCGGCGGCCCACGGATGCCGGAAGGCGCTCGTCCTCGTCACCGCCGCCGGAGTGGTGCTGGGCGGTGGCGGCGCGGGGGCCGCGCACGCGTCGGCGCCCGCGGCCGGCCGGGCCCACCCGGGGATCTCCGGTCTCGGGCTCGATACGGCGATGGCGCCCGCGGACGATCCGGACAGCGAGCAGGGCGGCAGGGGCCCGCTGCACGGCAGGCCGCTCGCCGGCCCGTCCGGCAAGCCGGCGACCACCCCCGAACTCCGGAAGACCACCCGGGCCGAGATCATCAACCGCGCCAAGAAATGGCTCGCCGCCAAGGTCCCGTACAGCATGGAGGCGTACTGGTCCGACGGCTACCGGCAGGACTGCTCGGGCTATGTCTCGATGGCGTGGAACCTCGTCGGCAACGAGTGGACCGGCAGCCTCCACCAGTTCGGCACCCGCATCACCCGCGAGGAGCTCCAGCCCGGCGACATTCTGCTCTTCCACAACCCGGCCAATCCGACCAAGGGCTCGCACGTCACGCTCTTCGGCGGCTGGACCGACTACACGCACACCTCCTACGTCGCGTACGAGCAGACCAAGCCGAGCACGCGCAAGCAGGCCACGCCCATGGGGTACTGGACCAACTCCGACAAGTACATCCCCTACCGCTACAACGGCCTGAGCGGCATCACCACCACACCCGGACCCTCGGCGGCCGAGACGTTCCCGGGGGCGGCCCTCTTCGGGCCAGGGAAGAACAACAAGTACGTCACCGACCTCGGCAGGATGCTGGTGGCCAGGGGCGGCAAGCGGTTCTACACCGAGGGCCCCGGGCCGCGCTGGAGTGAGGCCGACCGCAGGGCCACCCAGGCGTTCCAGCTGGCCCAGGGCTGGCGGGGCGCGGAGGCGGACGGACTGCCGGGCGCGCACACCTGGCGGCTGCTCGCCGGCGCACAGGGCAGGAACATCCCGGCCGCGGGGACGGCCGGACCGGGGTCCGTGACCGCGCCCTTCCCCGGCCGCGGCCACTTCCGGCCGGGACAGTCCAGCGCGTACGTCACCCAGCTCGGCAAGCAGCTGGTGAAGCGCGGCTTCGGCAAGCACTACACGACCGGGCCCGGTCCGCGCTGGACCGAGGCGGACCGGCGCAACGTCGAGGCCTTCCAGCGTTCGCTCGGCTGGCGCGGCGCCGAGGCCGACGGCTACCCGGGGCCGCACACCTGGAGCAAGCTCTTCGCCGCGGCGCGCTGA
- a CDS encoding ABC transporter permease encodes MLVHSRKGTWACWALFLLLFVPLFALPLLVIVIASFSTNWSGAFPSGPTAAHYTSAVRGESLRALTTSLVTAVTASLLALTVGSWAALAAAGLKKRGRRLLDALFVLPVAVPSVVVGLAVLVAFSQPPMLLNGTRWIVILAHTVLVTAFAYQSVAAAVTRLDPMYEQAAASLGARPLYVLLRVRLPLLLPSLNAAAGLCFALSMGELSATMMLYPPDWMPLPVLIFTATDRGSLFTGSAVAVVLMATTLLVLLALSRIRTKASFR; translated from the coding sequence GTGTTGGTGCATAGCCGCAAGGGCACGTGGGCCTGCTGGGCCCTCTTCCTTCTCCTGTTCGTGCCGCTGTTCGCGCTGCCGCTGCTCGTCATCGTCATCGCGTCGTTCTCCACGAACTGGTCCGGCGCCTTCCCCTCCGGGCCGACCGCCGCCCACTACACGTCGGCGGTGCGCGGGGAGTCGTTGCGGGCCCTGACCACCAGTCTGGTCACCGCGGTGACCGCGAGCCTGCTCGCGCTGACCGTCGGCAGCTGGGCCGCACTCGCCGCCGCCGGTCTGAAGAAGCGTGGACGCAGGCTGCTCGACGCGCTGTTCGTGCTGCCGGTCGCCGTCCCCTCGGTCGTCGTCGGCCTCGCGGTCCTGGTCGCCTTCTCCCAGCCCCCGATGCTGCTCAACGGCACCCGCTGGATCGTGATCCTCGCGCACACCGTCCTGGTCACCGCGTTCGCCTATCAGTCGGTCGCCGCCGCCGTCACCCGTCTCGACCCCATGTACGAGCAGGCCGCGGCCAGTCTCGGCGCCCGGCCCCTGTACGTCCTGCTCCGCGTGAGACTGCCGCTCCTGCTGCCGTCGCTGAACGCGGCCGCGGGGCTCTGCTTCGCCCTGTCCATGGGCGAGTTGAGCGCCACGATGATGCTCTACCCGCCGGACTGGATGCCGCTCCCGGTGCTCATCTTCACCGCCACCGACCGCGGGTCCCTCTTCACCGGCTCGGCCGTCGCGGTCGTCCTCATGGCGACCACGCTGCTCGTCCTGCTCGCCCTTTCCCGCATCCGTACCAAGGCCTCATTCCGCTAA
- a CDS encoding AMP-binding protein has product MTGTSTVAELVQRQWGDHRVGLRDRSRVLSHHQVAAGAAARAALLVDLLPRGAEPHLGVLLDNTPEFPLWLSAAALAGAAVAGINPTRRGAELARDILHTDCRVLVTERAHLPLLDGLSLPGIRVLVTDTHAYGDLLAPYAAAKPGDAVVGPVGPRSRMLLSFTSGSTGAPKAAICSQGRLAAAGASLVAHFGVREDDVHYICMPMFHGNAVIADWAPALAGGAAVALRDRFSASGFLADVREFGATYFTYVGRAVQYILATPAHDDDRSHRLRLGFGTEAGPVDAARFQERFGVRLVEGYGSSEGGAAIQRTPGTPAGAIGRAAAGDDLAVVDPATGDERPAAVLSPDGRLLNGDAAIGELVNRGPNPFEGYWRHPEADAARRRGGWYWTGDLFFRDAQGYLYFAGRTDDRLRVDSENLAASMIENILARWPAATGAAVYAIPDPVSGDQVMAALALPDDRPFDPAAFADFLAAQPDLGTKMTPRFVRVLPSLPVTATNKVHRVALRREGFRCEDPVWWLPDGEGVHRLLTAEDAADLERRYAEQGRGDLLGR; this is encoded by the coding sequence ATCACCGGCACGAGCACCGTCGCGGAGCTCGTCCAGCGCCAGTGGGGTGATCACCGGGTGGGGCTGAGGGACCGGAGCCGGGTCCTCAGCCACCATCAGGTGGCCGCCGGCGCTGCCGCACGCGCTGCGCTCCTCGTGGATCTTCTGCCACGCGGGGCGGAGCCGCACCTCGGGGTACTGCTCGACAACACCCCGGAGTTTCCCCTGTGGCTCAGTGCGGCGGCCTTGGCCGGGGCCGCCGTGGCGGGCATCAACCCGACGCGCCGCGGGGCGGAACTCGCCCGCGACATCCTGCACACCGACTGCCGGGTGCTGGTCACCGAACGCGCCCACCTTCCCCTCCTCGACGGGCTGAGCCTGCCGGGGATACGGGTGCTGGTGACCGACACCCACGCGTACGGCGACCTCCTCGCCCCGTACGCCGCCGCGAAGCCCGGCGACGCCGTCGTCGGGCCGGTCGGGCCGCGCAGCAGAATGCTCCTCTCCTTCACGTCCGGGTCGACGGGCGCGCCCAAGGCGGCGATCTGCTCGCAGGGCAGGCTGGCGGCGGCCGGCGCCTCGCTGGTGGCGCACTTCGGCGTACGCGAGGACGATGTCCACTACATCTGCATGCCGATGTTCCATGGCAACGCGGTGATCGCCGACTGGGCACCCGCGCTGGCCGGCGGCGCGGCGGTGGCGCTGCGCGACCGATTCTCGGCATCCGGATTCCTCGCCGACGTAAGGGAGTTCGGCGCGACCTACTTCACCTATGTGGGGCGGGCCGTGCAGTACATCCTGGCCACGCCCGCACACGACGACGACCGCTCGCACCGGCTGCGGCTGGGCTTCGGGACCGAAGCGGGACCGGTGGACGCGGCCCGGTTCCAGGAGCGGTTCGGCGTGCGGCTGGTCGAGGGCTACGGCTCCTCCGAGGGCGGGGCCGCGATCCAGCGCACCCCCGGCACCCCGGCGGGCGCCATCGGACGGGCGGCCGCGGGCGACGACCTGGCCGTGGTCGACCCCGCGACCGGTGACGAGCGGCCGGCCGCCGTGCTGAGTCCGGACGGACGGCTGCTCAACGGGGACGCCGCGATAGGGGAGTTGGTCAACCGGGGCCCGAACCCCTTCGAGGGCTACTGGCGCCATCCGGAGGCGGACGCGGCACGGCGCCGAGGCGGCTGGTACTGGACGGGCGACCTGTTCTTCCGCGACGCGCAGGGCTACCTCTACTTCGCCGGCCGCACCGACGACCGGCTGCGGGTGGACAGCGAGAACCTGGCCGCCTCGATGATCGAGAACATCCTGGCGCGCTGGCCGGCGGCGACAGGGGCGGCGGTCTACGCGATCCCCGACCCGGTCTCCGGCGACCAGGTCATGGCGGCGCTCGCCCTGCCGGATGACCGGCCCTTCGACCCGGCGGCCTTCGCGGACTTCCTGGCGGCCCAGCCGGACCTGGGGACGAAGATGACCCCCCGTTTCGTACGCGTGCTGCCGAGCCTGCCGGTGACGGCGACGAACAAGGTGCACCGGGTCGCGCTGCGGCGGGAGGGCTTTCGCTGCGAGGACCCTGTGTGGTGGCTCCCGGACGGCGAGGGCGTGCACCGGCTGCTGACCGCGGAGGACGCGGCGGACCTGGAGCGGCGTTATGCGGAACAGGGGCGCGGGGATCTGCTGGGAAGGTGA
- a CDS encoding 2-aminoethylphosphonate ABC transporter substrate-binding protein yields MLTHPLRPIAAVVGSLALAASLTACGGTSAAADEKVVTVYSADGLKGENGDGWYDRIFKDFEKQTGIKVEYVEGGSGEMVQRAVREKSNTQADVLVTLPPFIQQAGSKGLLQTYQPQGVDKVNGADKSADGTWTSVVNNYFGFIHNTEQLPKAPGTWEALLDGRFKNKLQYSTPGVAGDGTAVVIKAMHDFGGKEPAMEYLKKLQANNVGPSSSTSKLAPKVDKGEILVANGDVQMNHAQSASMPNLGIWFPAKSGGRPTTFALPYAAGLVQDAPHTANGRKLLDFMLSETAQRQVSAIGGGFPARSDIKPTDDNAIALAKVMEGVEIFEPDWKDIDKNLPSYIDAWKSATGS; encoded by the coding sequence ATGCTTACGCACCCCCTCAGGCCGATCGCCGCCGTCGTCGGCAGCCTCGCCCTCGCCGCCTCCCTCACCGCCTGCGGCGGCACCTCCGCCGCAGCCGACGAGAAGGTCGTCACCGTCTACAGCGCCGACGGCCTCAAGGGCGAGAACGGCGACGGCTGGTACGACCGCATCTTCAAGGACTTCGAGAAGCAGACCGGGATCAAGGTCGAGTACGTGGAGGGCGGCTCCGGCGAGATGGTGCAGCGCGCCGTCCGCGAGAAGTCCAACACCCAGGCCGATGTCCTCGTCACCCTCCCGCCGTTCATCCAGCAGGCAGGCTCCAAGGGACTGCTCCAGACGTACCAGCCGCAGGGCGTGGACAAGGTGAACGGCGCGGACAAATCCGCCGACGGCACCTGGACCTCGGTCGTCAACAACTACTTCGGGTTCATCCACAACACCGAGCAGCTGCCGAAGGCCCCGGGGACCTGGGAGGCGCTGCTGGACGGCAGGTTCAAGAACAAGCTCCAGTACTCCACGCCCGGCGTCGCGGGCGACGGCACCGCGGTCGTCATCAAGGCGATGCACGACTTCGGCGGCAAGGAGCCGGCGATGGAGTATCTGAAGAAGCTCCAGGCCAACAACGTGGGACCGTCGTCGTCCACCTCCAAGCTGGCGCCCAAGGTCGACAAGGGCGAGATCCTCGTCGCCAACGGCGATGTGCAGATGAACCACGCCCAGTCCGCCTCCATGCCGAACCTCGGCATCTGGTTCCCGGCGAAGAGCGGCGGCCGGCCGACCACCTTCGCGCTGCCGTACGCGGCCGGGCTCGTGCAGGACGCCCCGCACACCGCGAACGGCCGCAAGCTGCTCGACTTCATGCTCAGCGAGACGGCGCAGCGCCAGGTCAGCGCGATCGGCGGCGGCTTCCCCGCCCGCTCCGACATCAAGCCGACCGACGACAACGCCATCGCGCTCGCCAAGGTGATGGAGGGCGTGGAGATCTTCGAGCCGGACTGGAAGGACATCGACAAGAACCTCCCGTCGTACATCGATGCCTGGAAGTCCGCGACCGGCAGCTGA
- a CDS encoding HAD-IIA family hydrolase yields MAERKPIESWLTDMDGVLIHEGVPIPGADAFIKKLRETGKPFLVLTNNSIYTARDLHARLGRMGLDVPVENIWTSALATAQFLDDQRPGGTAYVIGEAGLTTALHDIGYILTDQEPDYVVLGETRTYSFEALTKAIRLINAGARFICTNPDETGPSAEGPLPATGSVAALITKATGRDPYFAGKPNPLMMRTGLNAIGAHSETSAMIGDRMDTDVLAGLEAGMETFLVLTGVTTPDHIDRYPFRASTVVDSIADLVDRV; encoded by the coding sequence ATGGCAGAGCGCAAGCCGATCGAGTCCTGGCTCACCGACATGGACGGTGTCCTGATCCACGAGGGTGTGCCGATCCCCGGCGCGGACGCCTTCATCAAGAAGCTGCGGGAGACCGGGAAGCCGTTCCTGGTCCTGACGAACAACTCCATCTACACGGCGCGCGACCTGCACGCGCGGCTCGGCCGCATGGGGCTGGACGTGCCGGTGGAGAACATCTGGACCTCGGCCCTCGCGACCGCGCAGTTCCTGGACGACCAGCGGCCCGGCGGCACGGCCTACGTCATCGGCGAGGCGGGTCTCACCACCGCGCTGCACGACATCGGCTACATCCTCACCGACCAGGAGCCGGACTACGTCGTCCTGGGGGAGACCCGGACGTACAGCTTCGAGGCCCTCACCAAGGCCATCCGGCTGATCAACGCCGGGGCGCGGTTCATCTGCACCAACCCGGACGAGACCGGTCCCTCCGCCGAGGGCCCGCTGCCCGCCACCGGGTCCGTCGCGGCCCTGATCACCAAGGCGACCGGCCGCGATCCCTACTTCGCGGGCAAGCCGAACCCGCTGATGATGCGCACCGGCCTGAACGCCATCGGCGCCCATTCCGAGACCAGCGCGATGATCGGTGACCGGATGGACACCGACGTGCTCGCGGGCCTGGAGGCGGGCATGGAGACGTTCCTGGTGCTCACCGGGGTGACGACGCCGGATCACATCGACCGCTATCCGTTCCGGGCCTCCACGGTCGTCGACTCGATCGCGGACCTCGTCGACCGGGTGTGA
- a CDS encoding lytic polysaccharide monooxygenase auxiliary activity family 9 protein has protein sequence MRKRITAAAVGLLVTGATVLATGSASSHGYTESPISRQKLCANGTVQNCGNIQWEPQSVEGPKGFPGAGPADGKICAGGNGQFAQLDDPRGGAWPATRVSSGQNYTFSWRFTARHRTTDFKYYITKSGWNPSQPLTRSALESQPFLTVPYGGNQPPETLSHSGNLPSRSGKHLILAVWTVHDTANAFYACSDVQF, from the coding sequence ATGCGCAAGAGGATTACTGCGGCCGCTGTCGGTCTGCTGGTGACGGGCGCGACCGTACTCGCCACCGGCAGCGCGAGCAGCCACGGCTACACCGAATCACCCATCAGCCGCCAGAAGCTCTGTGCCAACGGCACGGTGCAGAACTGCGGCAACATCCAGTGGGAACCGCAGAGCGTCGAGGGGCCCAAGGGCTTCCCCGGCGCCGGTCCCGCCGACGGAAAGATATGTGCGGGCGGCAACGGCCAGTTCGCGCAGCTCGACGACCCGCGCGGTGGGGCGTGGCCCGCCACGAGGGTCTCGTCGGGTCAGAACTACACGTTCAGCTGGCGCTTCACCGCCCGGCACCGCACCACCGATTTCAAGTACTACATCACCAAGAGCGGCTGGAATCCCAGCCAGCCGCTGACCAGGTCGGCGCTTGAGTCGCAGCCGTTCCTGACCGTTCCCTACGGCGGCAACCAGCCGCCGGAGACCCTGTCGCACAGCGGCAATCTGCCGTCGCGCTCGGGCAAGCACCTGATCCTCGCGGTGTGGACCGTCCACGACACGGCGAATGCCTTCTATGCCTGCTCGGACGTTCAGTTCTGA
- a CDS encoding 2-aminoethylphosphonate ABC transporter permease subunit — MTGPAESVMVAERPAPAPAPARTAPVRRVPAAALWSLPPVAVLALVFLYPLALVVQESLEPGAYGRVFGSDAFREALSTTVWLAVGATVGCLVLGFALALIIAFVPFPGGKAVAKFIDVFLSFPSFLITLALLFVYGTVGMANGVWTDVTGAGSGPFRFLTTPWGVLLAEITYFTPFVMRPLLAAFSQIDTAQLEAASSLGAKPARIVRQVILPEALPALGAGGSLVLVMCLNEFGIVLFTGAKDVTTLPMLVYGKAILESDYPAACVVAVVNIAISVGLYSLYRMVSRRVGA; from the coding sequence ATGACCGGTCCGGCTGAGTCCGTGATGGTGGCGGAGCGCCCGGCCCCGGCCCCGGCGCCTGCCCGTACGGCCCCGGTGCGCCGGGTACCCGCCGCGGCCCTGTGGAGCCTGCCGCCCGTCGCGGTCCTCGCTCTCGTCTTCCTCTACCCCCTCGCGCTCGTGGTGCAGGAGTCGCTCGAACCGGGCGCCTACGGACGGGTCTTCGGCTCCGACGCCTTCCGCGAAGCGCTCTCCACGACGGTGTGGCTCGCCGTCGGCGCCACCGTCGGCTGTCTCGTCCTCGGGTTCGCCCTCGCGCTGATCATCGCCTTCGTCCCGTTCCCCGGCGGGAAGGCCGTCGCCAAGTTCATCGACGTCTTCCTCTCCTTCCCGTCCTTCCTGATCACGCTCGCGCTGCTGTTCGTCTACGGCACGGTCGGGATGGCCAACGGTGTGTGGACGGACGTCACCGGGGCGGGCAGCGGACCGTTCCGGTTCCTCACCACGCCGTGGGGCGTACTCCTCGCGGAGATCACGTACTTCACGCCGTTCGTGATGCGTCCGCTGCTCGCCGCGTTCTCGCAGATCGACACCGCGCAGCTGGAGGCCGCCTCCTCGCTCGGGGCGAAGCCGGCCCGCATCGTCCGGCAGGTGATCCTGCCCGAGGCGCTGCCCGCGCTCGGCGCCGGCGGCAGCCTCGTGCTCGTCATGTGCCTGAACGAGTTCGGGATCGTCCTGTTCACCGGGGCCAAGGACGTCACCACGCTGCCGATGCTCGTTTACGGCAAGGCGATTCTCGAGTCCGACTACCCCGCCGCCTGTGTGGTCGCCGTGGTCAACATCGCGATCTCCGTCGGCCTCTACAGCCTCTACCGAATGGTCAGCCGTCGTGTTGGTGCATAG